A section of the Leptotrichia sp. HSP-342 genome encodes:
- a CDS encoding methionine ABC transporter permease: MMDAELLIAIKDTFIMVLIPTICAVFLGIPLGAVVFLTDKGGIRENKFINIPCNIYINVVRSFPFLIFVVILIPLTRLIFGTAFGLFPASFPICFVAVALYARFTEQSFYDVNSGIIDAALSMKASIFQIVWHFLLVEARSSLVLGLTSAIISFISYSTVMGVVGGGGIGDYAMRYGYNEYNYALVYRVVTIMIVIVFSIQIIGNRISKKLDKKRRIY, from the coding sequence ATGATGGATGCTGAATTATTAATTGCAATAAAGGATACTTTTATAATGGTTCTTATTCCTACGATATGTGCAGTATTTTTGGGAATTCCTTTAGGAGCGGTTGTATTTTTGACTGATAAAGGCGGCATTAGAGAAAATAAGTTTATAAATATTCCATGCAACATTTATATAAATGTAGTCAGAAGCTTCCCATTTTTAATATTTGTAGTCATATTAATACCTCTCACACGATTAATTTTTGGTACTGCTTTTGGACTGTTTCCTGCAAGTTTTCCAATTTGCTTTGTAGCTGTAGCTCTGTATGCGAGATTTACAGAACAGTCCTTTTATGATGTGAATAGCGGAATAATTGATGCGGCTTTGTCTATGAAGGCAAGTATATTTCAGATTGTGTGGCATTTTTTGCTTGTTGAAGCGAGAAGCAGCCTTGTACTTGGTTTAACTTCCGCAATTATCAGCTTTATCTCATACTCTACTGTAATGGGAGTTGTCGGTGGAGGTGGAATTGGCGACTATGCAATGCGATATGGATATAATGAATACAACTATGCCCTTGTATATAGGGTTGTAACAATAATGATAGTCATTGTATTTTCAATACAGATTATTGGAAACAGAATATCAAAAAAATTAGATAAAAAAAGGAGAATTTACTAA
- a CDS encoding ATP-binding cassette domain-containing protein: MVELRDIEKNYTNFDLKINLKINNGEIFGLIGQSGSGKSTILRIVQGLLKADKGEINIAKNTETAYIFQEFNLLYNKNVFDNVALPLILKKKFSAEKVEEVLKFVGLSERKDSFIASLSGGERQRVAIARALVTNPQLLLCDEVTASLDKSVKDEILDLFEEINKKYGTTILVVTHELEVVKRLCSRVAVIEKGKITDIFNVNQKDYEKSNKSYADYVREVLK; encoded by the coding sequence ATGGTAGAACTTAGAGATATTGAAAAAAATTATACTAATTTTGATTTGAAAATAAATTTGAAGATTAACAATGGGGAAATCTTTGGATTAATCGGGCAGTCAGGAAGTGGAAAATCAACGATTTTGAGGATTGTTCAAGGGCTTTTGAAGGCTGATAAAGGAGAAATTAATATTGCAAAGAATACTGAAACTGCTTATATTTTTCAGGAATTTAATCTTTTGTATAACAAAAATGTCTTTGATAATGTTGCTCTTCCGTTAATTTTAAAGAAAAAGTTTTCAGCTGAAAAAGTTGAAGAAGTTTTAAAATTTGTCGGGCTGTCTGAGAGGAAAGACTCGTTTATTGCTTCCCTTAGCGGCGGTGAAAGGCAGAGAGTAGCGATTGCTCGCGCGTTAGTGACAAATCCGCAATTACTGCTTTGCGATGAAGTTACAGCTTCTTTGGATAAATCTGTAAAAGATGAAATTCTTGATTTATTTGAGGAAATAAATAAAAAATATGGAACAACTATTCTAGTGGTTACTCACGAACTCGAAGTCGTTAAAAGGCTATGTAGCAGGGTGGCGGTTATTGAAAAAGGTAAAATTACAGATATTTTCAATGTTAATCAGAAGGATTATGAAAAATCAAACAAAAGTTATGCCGATTATGTGAGGGAGGTTCTGAAATGA
- a CDS encoding WYL domain-containing protein — protein MKKVRVTISDFMNEIIKSDSEYFKIPVGRIGNIIFKYYMDKNLNKVELGNFSGEVLQFNLNKNNDEIFMDTFVRSRVETEAEYWRNIIFTYINNLRYRREEILFEKIFRKIKEGIQGKRKIKIKYHKYIRLLNPYFVKVADDENRSYLFCYCEKNNDYRNYRISEIEEVWFTNENIEIKDKKYIDDVYKNFDPFLSYKNTVKVEFTEKGVELYEKVLTNRPRLLNKKDGIYTFECDNKLALVYFAQFFSNVKILEPIELQKKLKNELKRTIAIYENKEEENV, from the coding sequence ATGAAGAAGGTTAGAGTTACAATTTCGGATTTTATGAATGAAATTATAAAAAGTGATTCGGAGTATTTTAAAATACCCGTGGGAAGAATAGGGAACATAATTTTTAAATATTATATGGACAAAAATTTGAATAAAGTGGAATTGGGAAACTTTTCAGGGGAAGTGCTTCAGTTTAACTTGAATAAAAATAATGATGAAATTTTTATGGATACTTTTGTTAGAAGCAGAGTTGAAACTGAGGCTGAATATTGGCGAAATATAATTTTTACGTATATTAATAATTTACGATATAGACGTGAAGAAATATTATTTGAAAAGATTTTTAGGAAAATTAAGGAAGGAATACAGGGTAAGAGAAAGATAAAAATAAAATATCACAAATATATAAGGTTACTAAATCCGTATTTTGTAAAAGTGGCAGATGATGAAAACAGATCTTACCTGTTCTGCTACTGTGAAAAAAATAATGACTATAGGAATTACAGAATTTCAGAAATAGAAGAAGTATGGTTTACAAATGAAAATATTGAAATAAAAGATAAAAAATATATTGATGATGTGTATAAAAATTTTGATCCGTTTCTATCGTATAAGAACACAGTTAAAGTTGAATTTACAGAAAAAGGAGTGGAATTATATGAAAAAGTTTTGACAAACAGACCTAGACTTTTAAATAAGAAGGATGGAATTTATACCTTTGAATGTGATAACAAACTTGCATTGGTATATTTTGCACAATTTTTTTCAAATGTAAAAATCTTGGAACCAATTGAATTACAGAAAAAATTAAAAAATGAACTTAAAAGGACAATAGCAATATATGAAAATAAGGAGGAAGAAAATGTTTAG
- a CDS encoding SUMF1/EgtB/PvdO family nonheme iron enzyme — translation METNLSKYLRARRPIIWVHSGDYKEVDTIVTEATKEYKNKAIFEYRAFGAVNFETKVKSDEIVDLYSFFNILFSEGVKTNVFLIIKNAEEEMKDARNIALIKKIAETRYSNSDYNFTVIVVTEIETVPKDLEKFTSILDIPNMTKEEIEKYIWNFAKENKVNVDKKDVGEVAISLKGLTKLEIDHVLNMIIESKNNISISGRDIIIREKGQIIKKSSILEIIDFKEKIEEIGGLEGLKEWLSSKAQVFRRLDEAKKFGVDTPKGVLLVGMPGCGKSLAAKASARLFNVPLLRLDIGRLLGKYVGESEHNMRVALKTAESISPCILWIDEIEKAFAGIDQNGGASDITKRLFGQFLTWLQEKENTVFVVATANDITAFPPEFLRKGRFDEVFFIDFPNEEERERIFEIHLEKRGKMSDDINLKELAEETEGYCGADIEEIVKNAVENKFILETENEEEKKITTNNLLEATKSIDSLSNILSDKIDILKKSYKKFKIKSASQKIKNGKRIAGKPTFKDMVIVNGGKYTPSFFNEEREVYDLEVCKYQTTQDMWMEVMKNNPSGFKGGRRPVENVSWWDTLEFCNKLSEKYGLKPVYDLSQKNKGMLKINQLNGKTEYPGIADFKKTEGFRLPTEVEWEWFARGGEVAMQDGTFNYTHSGSNNITEVAWYSGTSNKCTHDVGTKKQNQLGLYDCCGNVWEWCYDTTNSDYISNKMPYIYDETDNTRRVRGGSWITSQRNYSIFKQSRADALKNYNFYGFRIVRTI, via the coding sequence ATGGAAACAAATTTATCAAAGTATTTAAGGGCAAGAAGACCTATAATTTGGGTACACAGTGGAGATTACAAGGAAGTTGACACAATTGTAACAGAAGCGACTAAAGAATATAAAAATAAGGCGATTTTTGAATATAGGGCCTTTGGAGCTGTGAATTTTGAAACGAAGGTTAAAAGTGATGAAATTGTGGATTTGTACAGTTTTTTTAATATTCTGTTTTCGGAAGGTGTGAAAACTAATGTGTTTTTGATAATTAAGAATGCAGAAGAAGAAATGAAAGATGCTAGAAATATTGCACTTATAAAGAAAATAGCAGAAACTAGATATTCAAATTCAGATTATAATTTTACGGTGATTGTTGTAACAGAAATAGAAACAGTGCCGAAGGATTTGGAAAAATTTACTTCAATACTCGATATTCCAAACATGACAAAAGAAGAGATTGAAAAATATATTTGGAACTTTGCTAAGGAAAATAAAGTGAATGTGGATAAAAAAGATGTTGGAGAAGTGGCGATTTCGTTAAAAGGGTTGACAAAACTGGAAATAGATCACGTTCTGAATATGATAATTGAATCTAAAAATAATATTTCAATTTCGGGAAGAGATATAATAATTCGTGAAAAAGGACAAATAATTAAAAAATCTTCAATTTTGGAAATTATTGATTTTAAGGAAAAAATAGAAGAAATTGGTGGGCTTGAAGGGTTGAAAGAATGGTTAAGTTCTAAGGCACAAGTATTTAGAAGGCTAGATGAAGCCAAGAAATTTGGAGTGGATACGCCAAAAGGAGTATTGCTTGTAGGAATGCCAGGCTGTGGTAAAAGTTTGGCGGCAAAAGCAAGTGCAAGATTGTTTAATGTTCCATTATTAAGGCTGGATATAGGAAGACTTTTGGGAAAATACGTTGGAGAATCCGAACACAATATGAGAGTGGCACTAAAAACAGCCGAATCAATAAGTCCGTGTATTTTATGGATAGATGAAATAGAAAAAGCGTTTGCAGGAATAGATCAAAACGGTGGAGCAAGCGACATAACAAAACGTCTATTTGGACAATTTTTGACTTGGTTACAGGAAAAAGAAAACACAGTATTCGTAGTAGCAACAGCCAACGATATAACAGCATTCCCGCCAGAATTTCTAAGAAAAGGTCGATTTGATGAAGTATTTTTCATAGACTTCCCGAATGAGGAAGAAAGAGAAAGAATATTTGAAATTCACCTTGAAAAAAGAGGAAAAATGTCAGATGATATAAATTTAAAGGAATTGGCAGAAGAAACAGAAGGCTATTGCGGTGCCGACATAGAAGAAATCGTTAAAAATGCAGTTGAAAATAAATTTATACTAGAAACTGAAAATGAAGAAGAAAAGAAAATTACAACAAATAATTTATTAGAAGCAACTAAAAGTATAGATTCTTTATCGAATATTTTATCAGATAAAATAGATATTTTGAAAAAAAGCTATAAAAAATTCAAAATAAAATCAGCATCTCAAAAAATAAAAAATGGTAAAAGAATAGCTGGAAAACCAACATTTAAAGATATGGTTATAGTAAATGGAGGAAAATACACACCATCATTCTTTAATGAAGAAAGAGAAGTTTATGATTTAGAAGTTTGTAAATATCAAACAACACAAGATATGTGGATGGAAGTAATGAAAAATAATCCATCAGGATTTAAAGGTGGAAGACGTCCAGTTGAAAATGTATCTTGGTGGGATACTTTGGAGTTTTGTAATAAATTAAGTGAAAAATATGGTTTAAAACCTGTTTATGATTTGAGTCAGAAAAATAAAGGGATGCTAAAAATAAATCAATTAAATGGTAAAACAGAATATCCCGGTATTGCAGATTTCAAAAAAACGGAAGGATTTAGATTGCCAACAGAAGTTGAATGGGAATGGTTTGCGAGAGGAGGAGAAGTTGCGATGCAAGATGGAACATTTAATTATACCCATTCAGGCAGTAATAATATAACTGAAGTAGCTTGGTATAGCGGTACTTCAAATAAATGCACTCATGATGTTGGAACAAAAAAACAAAATCAATTAGGACTTTATGATTGTTGTGGAAATGTATGGGAATGGTGTTATGACACAACTAATAGTGATTACATATCAAATAAAATGCCTTATATATACGATGAAACCGATAATACTAGAAGAGTAAGAGGAGGATCTTGGATTACTTCACAAAGAAATTATAGCATTTTTAAACAAAGTAGAGCAGATGCTTTAAAAAATTATAATTTTTATGGTTTCCGTATTGTTAGAACAATTTAG
- a CDS encoding Abi family protein, producing MDQPFKKFKEQEMIISSRMSIDEDTLSVLKRFNYYSIINFYKAPFLEKNKNLRGKDKYIENFKFKYLKSLHDFDRELRILFFDNLTLLESFFKTAISYYFSETNGILKKNSYLLLENYNTGKKNSNILKISMVVNTLKKIKKDNEKMIIRHYNITKDNIPFWIIIHYLTFGDISKLYSCLHKNVYDKICDHFKNLYKEEYGNLPNITHSFVRTYLVASSHFRNVAAHNERLYEFSSRETVNIKRVSDMTSNRNQKLFTIYEGLKLFLSKEEFDALTEKLKLIIKTLEDKLENIVNINDILLRMDFPNDWHKN from the coding sequence GTGGATCAGCCATTTAAAAAGTTCAAAGAACAAGAAATGATTATATCAAGTAGGATGAGTATTGATGAAGATACACTTTCTGTTTTAAAGAGATTTAACTATTATTCTATTATAAATTTTTATAAAGCTCCTTTTTTAGAAAAAAATAAAAATTTGAGGGGAAAAGATAAATATATTGAAAATTTTAAATTTAAGTATTTAAAAAGTCTTCATGATTTTGATAGGGAATTGAGAATTTTATTTTTTGATAATTTGACATTGCTTGAAAGTTTTTTCAAAACAGCTATTTCTTATTATTTTTCTGAAACAAACGGAATTTTGAAAAAAAATTCGTATCTTCTTTTAGAGAATTACAATACTGGAAAGAAAAATTCAAATATTCTTAAAATTTCAATGGTGGTGAATACGTTGAAAAAGATAAAAAAAGATAATGAAAAAATGATAATAAGACATTATAACATTACAAAAGATAATATTCCTTTTTGGATTATAATTCACTATTTAACTTTTGGAGATATTAGCAAACTATATTCTTGTTTACATAAAAATGTATATGATAAAATTTGCGATCATTTTAAAAATTTGTATAAAGAAGAATATGGCAATCTTCCAAATATAACTCATTCATTTGTAAGAACTTATTTAGTTGCTAGCTCTCATTTTAGAAATGTTGCTGCCCATAACGAAAGGTTATACGAATTTTCTTCGAGAGAAACTGTTAATATAAAAAGAGTTAGTGATATGACATCAAACAGAAATCAAAAGCTCTTTACGATTTATGAAGGATTAAAATTATTCCTTTCTAAAGAAGAATTTGATGCACTAACAGAAAAATTAAAATTAATTATCAAAACTTTGGAAGATAAATTAGAAAATATTGTAAATATAAATGATATTTTATTGAGAATGGATTTTCCAAATGATTGGCATAAAAATTAA
- a CDS encoding thioredoxin domain-containing protein: MKKIVKFEKNDCNPCAMVSDLLDKKGIEYERINPFDNPEIAVKYRVRSVPTVILFEENEEIKRTIGFKPEEINEIISMM, from the coding sequence ATGAAAAAAATAGTGAAATTTGAGAAAAATGATTGCAATCCGTGTGCAATGGTGTCGGATTTGTTAGATAAAAAAGGTATAGAATATGAAAGAATAAATCCATTTGATAATCCAGAAATTGCTGTAAAATATAGAGTAAGAAGCGTCCCAACAGTAATTTTGTTTGAAGAAAACGAAGAAATAAAAAGAACAATTGGATTTAAGCCAGAAGAAATCAATGAAATTATCTCAATGATGTAA
- the nrdI gene encoding class Ib ribonucleoside-diphosphate reductase assembly flavoprotein NrdI: MYIYYDSKTGNVERFIKKMQAQRPEWHFIKITPTMVIENEGHFLTFTTKIGEIPATTDEFLQNENNSKLLKSVSSSGNRNWGQFFALAADKIHQKYGIPVLMKFELSGTSTEVENYIEYLENN; the protein is encoded by the coding sequence ATGTATATATATTACGATTCAAAAACAGGAAATGTCGAACGATTCATAAAAAAAATGCAAGCACAGCGTCCAGAATGGCATTTTATAAAGATAACTCCAACTATGGTAATCGAAAATGAAGGACATTTTCTAACATTCACAACAAAAATTGGAGAAATTCCAGCAACAACAGACGAATTTCTACAAAACGAAAACAACAGCAAATTATTAAAATCAGTAAGTTCCAGCGGAAACAGAAACTGGGGACAATTTTTCGCACTAGCAGCTGATAAAATTCATCAAAAATACGGAATTCCAGTATTAATGAAATTTGAGTTATCGGGAACAAGTACGGAAGTGGAAAATTATATTGAGTATTTGGAAAATAACTAA
- the nrdE gene encoding class 1b ribonucleoside-diphosphate reductase subunit alpha — protein MVDKRAKKWIYLNNEIMVKQGEDFQLEKDKEAVYSYFVDYVNKNTVFFHNLEEKMGYLIKNDYYIDFYEMYSHDEIKEVFKLVYDKKFRFASFMSASKFYQSYALMDDTGEKFLERYEDRIATVSLYLAQGNVEKAKEYALMLINQEYQPATPTFLNSGKKRSGELVSCFLDEMGDNLSGIGYVFDSSMKLSSIGGGVSINLSKVRARGESIKGVEGRASGVLPIMKILEDIFSYANQLGQRAGAGAVYLNVFHSDINEFLDSKKINVDEKIRIKSLSIGVIVPDKFMQLAMEDEVCYTFNPHTVFLEYGQYLDEMDMNEMYEKLVDNPNVKKKKINARELLVKISQTQKESGYPYLFFKDNANKEHALKEIGTVKFSNLCTEIMQLSEVSDINAYYEEDTIRRGISCNLGSLNIATVMENKRIKEATKAAIDSLTMVSDLTNIDIVPSIKKANDELHSVGLGAMNLHGYLAKNFIMYESKEALDFCNVFFMMVNFYSLERSMETAKEKGETFKDFEKSEYANGNYFDKYITKEYMPQTEKIKQLFEGIYIPTKEDWANLKEQVMKHGVYNAYRMAIAPNQSTSYIMNSTASVMPVVDTIEVREYGDSTTFYPMPYLTNDNYFFYKSAYDMDQKNILKLISVIQRHVDQGISTILYTKSTDSTRDLARLYIYAHRLGLKSLYYTRTRKATIEECISCSV, from the coding sequence ATGGTAGATAAAAGAGCAAAAAAATGGATATACCTAAATAACGAAATAATGGTAAAACAAGGGGAGGATTTTCAGCTTGAGAAAGATAAGGAGGCTGTTTATTCGTATTTTGTAGATTATGTGAACAAAAATACGGTGTTTTTTCACAATCTTGAGGAAAAAATGGGATATTTGATAAAAAATGATTATTATATTGATTTTTATGAGATGTATAGCCATGATGAGATAAAGGAAGTGTTTAAGCTGGTTTATGATAAGAAGTTTAGATTTGCTTCGTTTATGAGTGCATCTAAGTTTTATCAAAGTTATGCTTTGATGGATGATACTGGAGAGAAATTTTTGGAAAGATATGAAGATAGGATTGCGACAGTTTCGCTTTATTTGGCACAGGGAAATGTTGAAAAGGCAAAAGAGTATGCCTTGATGTTGATAAATCAAGAATATCAGCCTGCTACACCAACTTTTTTAAATTCTGGAAAAAAACGTTCTGGAGAGCTTGTTTCTTGTTTTCTTGATGAAATGGGAGATAATTTAAGTGGGATTGGATATGTTTTTGATTCTTCAATGAAACTTTCTTCAATTGGTGGAGGAGTTTCAATTAACCTTTCTAAAGTAAGAGCAAGAGGAGAGTCAATAAAAGGAGTTGAAGGAAGAGCTTCTGGAGTTTTGCCGATTATGAAGATTTTGGAGGATATTTTTTCGTATGCAAATCAGCTGGGGCAAAGAGCTGGGGCTGGAGCAGTTTATTTGAATGTTTTTCATTCTGACATTAATGAATTTTTGGATAGTAAAAAGATAAATGTAGATGAAAAAATCAGGATAAAATCATTGTCAATCGGAGTTATTGTTCCAGATAAATTTATGCAGCTGGCAATGGAAGATGAAGTTTGCTACACGTTTAATCCACACACAGTATTTCTGGAATATGGACAATATCTGGATGAGATGGATATGAACGAAATGTATGAAAAACTGGTTGATAATCCAAATGTTAAAAAGAAAAAAATAAACGCAAGGGAACTTCTTGTAAAAATTTCTCAAACGCAAAAGGAAAGCGGGTACCCTTATTTATTCTTTAAAGATAATGCAAATAAAGAACACGCATTAAAAGAAATCGGAACAGTTAAGTTCTCAAATCTATGTACTGAAATTATGCAATTATCAGAAGTTTCAGATATTAATGCGTATTATGAAGAAGACACTATAAGACGTGGAATTTCATGTAATTTAGGTTCATTAAATATTGCAACTGTAATGGAAAACAAGAGAATAAAAGAAGCTACAAAAGCAGCAATTGACTCGCTTACAATGGTATCAGACTTGACAAACATTGATATTGTTCCATCAATAAAAAAAGCAAACGATGAGCTGCACTCAGTAGGGCTGGGAGCAATGAACCTGCACGGATACTTGGCTAAAAACTTTATTATGTATGAAAGCAAGGAAGCGCTTGACTTCTGTAACGTATTCTTCATGATGGTAAACTTCTATTCATTGGAACGTTCAATGGAAACTGCAAAAGAAAAAGGCGAAACTTTCAAGGATTTTGAAAAATCTGAATACGCCAACGGAAACTATTTTGACAAATACATCACAAAAGAATACATGCCACAAACAGAAAAAATAAAACAGCTATTTGAAGGAATCTACATCCCAACAAAAGAAGACTGGGCAAACCTAAAAGAGCAAGTAATGAAACACGGAGTCTACAACGCTTACAGAATGGCAATCGCCCCAAACCAGTCAACATCCTACATAATGAATTCTACTGCTTCAGTAATGCCAGTAGTTGACACAATTGAAGTAAGAGAATACGGAGACAGTACGACATTTTATCCTATGCCTTACCTAACAAACGACAACTACTTCTTCTATAAGTCCGCTTACGATATGGATCAAAAAAATATCTTGAAACTAATTTCTGTAATTCAAAGACACGTAGATCAAGGAATCTCAACTATCTTGTATACAAAGAGTACAGACAGCACTAGGGATTTGGCTAGACTTTATATTTATGCACATAGGCTGGGGTTGAAGTCGCTTTATTATACTCGGACTCGGAAGGCTACGATTGAGGAGTGTATAAGTTGTTCGGTGTAA
- a CDS encoding P-loop NTPase fold protein, translated as MLIIDIDNIEESINNEFENIKNKFKFDVLITLSMKDDLFSSRREDIKKLKENIDSEKNSILIDNIWGNGKTFFIKKFMDKYNDNFEFIYIKVPYFDTKMEFRKKILVEINRIFKKNNIITSSLKDLMSYFNINNENIKLGFVSFDFNKFINSNMYDDYREVLINLKENLKHLKKKIIIILDDFDRIESKQQILEVLNFIGELNIELNESLTLITLSSYEKLINIMEKDENVKEGKKFLEKYFDKIFYLSNTNFVELIEFFLDVYDINLEKRNILKEIINLINKHNEKLLTNEKINFRNVERFIKRIKEMNIKLDIGIKEYNIIYEKIFILWEIIEYLIPNYWNELKKINTNIKNRKTNENYQKISSFYKYISQELRLQNKLENIRSEKEEEFVSSILESVRKYKLGEYSNPIFYYLDIKEKMLKIQEGNKINRLWKYEDYQKVNEIFDFQSEERKKIFNFFMLNKDINKYETLELMIQYKLNYNWKYKNSMEFFKNLENKEEGELLSGKRTNGKFYIFLKNLLLVNLFIDINKMEKLEEQEKWLHSKNTATGYFLKSNDEFLNFFSPFLRKRIEKEEYNNFVQEICKMRKNTEQNIINHDIKTNIELLKSELVNVNYLKKDLTKNLEEIKTIKEELEKLGKKEQDEILNFLKGKNNILYEMWIDYLIPKQE; from the coding sequence ATGTTAATAATTGATATTGATAATATTGAAGAAAGTATAAATAATGAATTTGAAAACATAAAAAATAAATTCAAATTTGATGTATTAATTACATTATCTATGAAAGATGATTTATTTTCATCAAGAAGAGAAGATATAAAAAAATTAAAGGAAAATATAGATTCTGAAAAAAATTCGATATTAATAGATAATATTTGGGGAAATGGAAAAACTTTTTTTATAAAAAAATTTATGGATAAGTATAATGATAATTTTGAGTTTATTTATATAAAAGTTCCTTATTTTGATACTAAAATGGAGTTCAGAAAAAAAATATTAGTAGAAATAAATAGGATTTTTAAGAAAAATAATATTATTACAAGTTCTTTAAAAGATTTAATGTCTTATTTTAATATTAATAATGAAAATATTAAGTTAGGATTTGTGAGTTTCGATTTTAATAAATTTATAAATAGCAATATGTATGATGATTATAGAGAAGTTTTGATTAATCTAAAAGAGAATTTAAAGCATCTAAAAAAGAAAATTATTATTATTTTAGATGACTTTGACAGAATAGAAAGTAAACAACAAATACTGGAAGTGTTAAATTTTATTGGAGAATTAAATATCGAATTAAATGAAAGTTTGACATTAATTACTTTATCTTCTTATGAAAAATTAATTAACATTATGGAAAAAGATGAAAATGTAAAAGAAGGAAAGAAATTTCTAGAAAAGTATTTTGATAAAATTTTTTATTTATCTAATACTAATTTTGTTGAATTAATAGAGTTTTTTTTAGATGTATACGACATTAATTTGGAAAAAAGAAATATTTTAAAGGAAATTATAAATTTAATAAATAAACATAATGAAAAGTTATTAACAAATGAAAAAATAAATTTTAGAAATGTAGAAAGATTTATTAAACGAATAAAAGAAATGAATATAAAACTGGATATAGGAATAAAAGAATATAACATTATTTATGAAAAAATTTTTATACTTTGGGAAATCATAGAATACCTAATTCCTAATTATTGGAATGAGTTAAAAAAAATTAATACAAATATAAAAAATCGGAAAACAAATGAAAATTATCAAAAAATAAGTTCTTTTTATAAATATATTTCACAAGAATTAAGATTACAAAATAAACTTGAAAATATAAGATCAGAAAAAGAAGAAGAGTTTGTATCTTCTATTTTAGAATCAGTACGGAAATATAAGTTAGGAGAATACAGTAATCCAATATTTTATTATTTAGATATAAAAGAAAAAATGTTAAAAATTCAAGAAGGGAATAAAATTAATCGATTATGGAAATATGAAGATTATCAAAAAGTAAATGAAATATTTGACTTTCAAAGTGAGGAAAGAAAAAAAATATTTAACTTTTTTATGCTTAATAAAGATATTAATAAATATGAAACTTTAGAATTAATGATACAATATAAATTAAATTATAATTGGAAATATAAAAATTCTATGGAATTCTTTAAAAATTTAGAAAATAAAGAAGAGGGAGAATTATTGTCTGGTAAAAGAACGAATGGAAAATTTTACATATTTCTAAAAAACCTATTGTTAGTAAATTTATTTATTGATATAAATAAAATGGAAAAATTAGAAGAACAGGAAAAATGGTTGCACAGTAAAAATACAGCAACGGGTTATTTTCTTAAATCTAATGACGAGTTTTTAAATTTTTTTAGTCCTTTTTTAAGAAAAAGAATAGAAAAAGAAGAATATAATAATTTTGTACAAGAAATTTGTAAAATGCGAAAAAATACAGAACAAAATATTATTAATCATGATATAAAAACAAATATTGAATTACTGAAATCGGAATTAGTTAATGTCAATTACTTGAAAAAAGATTTAACTAAAAACTTAGAAGAAATAAAAACTATTAAAGAAGAATTGGAAAAGTTAGGAAAAAAGGAACAAGATGAAATATTAAATTTTTTAAAAGGGAAGAATAATATATTATATGAAATGTGGATAGATTATCTAATTCCAAAACAAGAATAG
- a CDS encoding Fic family protein, protein MIEIFKNFLEKERPLNKGILTKLENNLKTNFIYNSNAIEGSTLTLKETDIILQYGVTVKGKSLKEHEEVKGQEYALNFLKEVIKTNESLSLRLIREFHALVLNDDIENRGKFKKSNNEILGAGFETTPYYLVEEKLTELIEKFNSSENNDLIMKVDCFHADFEKIHLSAC, encoded by the coding sequence ATGATTGAAATTTTTAAAAATTTTTTAGAAAAAGAAAGACCTTTAAATAAAGGAATTTTGACAAAGTTGGAAAATAATCTTAAAACAAATTTTATTTATAATTCAAATGCGATTGAAGGTAGCACTCTTACTTTGAAAGAAACGGATATTATTCTTCAATATGGGGTTACTGTGAAAGGGAAAAGTTTGAAAGAGCATGAGGAAGTGAAGGGGCAGGAATATGCTCTTAATTTTCTGAAGGAAGTTATAAAAACAAATGAATCTTTATCGCTGAGGTTGATAAGAGAGTTTCATGCTCTTGTGTTGAATGATGATATTGAGAATAGAGGGAAGTTTAAGAAAAGTAATAATGAAATTTTGGGTGCTGGATTTGAAACGACGCCTTACTATCTTGTTGAAGAAAAGCTGACGGAGTTGATTGAAAAATTTAATAGTAGTGAAAATAATGATTTGATAATGAAAGTTGATTGTTTTCATGCTGATTTTGAAAAGATTCATCTATCTGCTTGCTGA